A region of the Chryseobacterium gotjawalense genome:
AAATTAGATGCCGACGAAATTAAAAAGAACACTCAAATTAATGAAGTTTTCCTGATAAATGATTTAGAAGCGTCTGCTTATGGTTTAGAACATGTGGCAGAAAGTGATTTTGTTAAAATTCATGATTCGGCACATTTCACGCCGGGTAATGCTGTACTTTTGGCGCCGGGTGACGGTTTAGGAGAAGCAGCTCTGTTTTGGGACGGATCTTTTTTAAGACCTTTTGCAACCGAAGGTGGCCATTGCGAATTCTCACCAAGAACGAATGACGAAGTGGATTTTTACTCCTTTTTGCAAAAAATATACGGCATCGTAAGTTGGGAATCTGTACTTTCTACAGGAGGTTTATTTAATGTTTATCGCTTCCTGAGAGACGTAAAGCAACAGGTGCAGCCGGATTGGTTGAGCAAGGAAATCGAGGCCGGTAATTTCACTCAAGCAATTATTCATGGAGCAGTTGAAAAAAAAGACCGGATTTGTACTATGACCATAGAAACATTTTTGGTGTATCTTGCGCGTGAAGCTAACAGTCTGGTTCTCAAAATGAAAGCAACCGGTGGATTATTCCTGAGTGGCGAAATTCCGGTAATGCTGGAGGAATTCCTTAAT
Encoded here:
- a CDS encoding glucokinase, with amino-acid sequence METKNKFNLFLPGISSETNDNVALIAVDLRDEKTVIGLYATENRRIFLKIEKSYSTKEFSSFSEMVLGFINENSLENIAKIAVAVPGPVIGGKSAPQRLPWKLDADEIKKNTQINEVFLINDLEASAYGLEHVAESDFVKIHDSAHFTPGNAVLLAPGDGLGEAALFWDGSFLRPFATEGGHCEFSPRTNDEVDFYSFLQKIYGIVSWESVLSTGGLFNVYRFLRDVKQQVQPDWLSKEIEAGNFTQAIIHGAVEKKDRICTMTIETFLVYLAREANSLVLKMKATGGLFLSGEIPVMLEEFLNNKKFYKNFIISDKMENILKDIPIYLVKDKKTIINGAALYAAFYKKS